The DNA sequence GATGGGTTTGTGATCTTAATTGTGAGGAGAACTCCAATACCACCACCATGTATAATGTAAAACGAACACAATTGGAGACACTCCAAAATGACAGAAAATAAAGGTTCAAAATTttgtcaagaaaaaaaaaacttgctaCATTATATTgctaatatatatgcataaatatgtaaaattctTATGTTCTTCCTAAGcctaaataattgaaaaaaaaacaaaaaaggagAAAGAagaaacaaacaaaaacaaagaaaataagaaagtaATATAGAAGGGGAGGAATATAATAACATAGTGTTATTATTATTCCTACCCCTTTTTAAGTGGTAGAATTTTTAAGGGTAAACAAAGTAGCTGCATCTCTTAGATCTTCACCATCGCCATTATTAACATTTTGTTGAATAGTGTAATGATCATTCTCATTCTCTTCCTTCAATGTCACATTATCATCATCCACATTTGTCCTTATTAGCATGGTTTCATCATCAACTctgcaattttcaaaaataaaaattactcaTTTCAATtttcattcatatatatatataaatatatatatatatatatataaaacaaataacATGTAATGTGAAGAAAAAACCAACCGTGGGtcatgatgatgatggtgtTCAGCAAGTACTACCCTATTATCAATATTAATCTTCTCATCAGATGGAATTTGAAGAAGAGGTTTGACATGATGATGAAGATCTTGATCATCAACAAGACCTACTTCTTCAGTAGAAGGCTTCATATCAATGCCGGAATCTTGTACGACCCACGAACTAACATCATCCTGAACAAGATCATACTGTGAAGCCTGCAATTGATCTGACCCATCCATACCCATAACGTGCGAATGAAGAAATTGATGATGATTATGAAGTTGCAAATTAGACATGGAATTATCATCGTTATACAAAACTAAATTCTGATCAACCACGTGCTGAACCTGCGGCGGTGGTGGCACGCCGGCGGCTGCGGCGGCGGCGCGGTAGACGGCGAGATCTTGATTAACGAGGTCGAGTTCAGCTTTCGTGGCTTCAATCTTTCTCAAGAGTTCTTGAATGA is a window from the Cannabis sativa cultivar Pink pepper isolate KNU-18-1 chromosome 1, ASM2916894v1, whole genome shotgun sequence genome containing:
- the LOC115706959 gene encoding LOB domain-containing protein 22 — encoded protein: MSLNPQTTTTLPTSSNSSSSTSSSSSKGNGNGQACAACKYQRRKCAPDCILAPYFPHDSHRQFLNAHKLFGVSNITKIIKKLDSPAAREQAMRTIIFQSDARAAHPVGGCFHIIQELLRKIEATKAELDLVNQDLAVYRAAAAAAGVPPPPQVQHVVDQNLVLYNDDNSMSNLQLHNHHQFLHSHVMGMDGSDQLQASQYDLVQDDVSSWVVQDSGIDMKPSTEEVGLVDDQDLHHHVKPLLQIPSDEKINIDNRVVLAEHHHHHDPRVDDETMLIRTNVDDDNVTLKEENENDHYTIQQNVNNGDGEDLRDAATLFTLKNSTT